A portion of the Tepidanaerobacter syntrophicus genome contains these proteins:
- a CDS encoding TM2 domain-containing protein — protein MSVEKKNQLSDKQLSILESEMKKYGKSVGVAYLLLIFLGTLGIHKFYLGKALWGTVYLLLGIIGLGSWFAGSLVAFGGIPELAGSLGAIGSLCLGILSILILIDLFTLPRQVRKIYEKAEEKIINELLLSQKSQES, from the coding sequence ATGTCAGTTGAGAAGAAGAATCAATTATCCGATAAACAGCTTTCAATTCTAGAAAGTGAAATGAAAAAATATGGTAAAAGTGTTGGCGTTGCATATCTTTTGCTAATTTTTTTAGGGACTTTAGGTATTCATAAGTTTTATTTAGGTAAAGCCTTATGGGGGACAGTCTATCTTTTACTAGGTATTATAGGTTTGGGATCTTGGTTTGCCGGCAGTCTAGTAGCTTTTGGAGGAATTCCGGAACTTGCCGGCAGTCTTGGTGCAATCGGTAGTCTGTGCTTAGGTATTCTTTCTATATTAATTCTGATTGACCTTTTTACACTGCCCCGACAAGTTAGAAAAATTTATGAAAAAGCAGAGGAAAAAATAATAAATGAACTTCTACTAAGCCAAAAAAGTCAAGAAAGCTAA